GCTGCTGCAGCGCAACCACCCGCTGCGCCAGCATTACCAGATGCGCTTCCGCCACATCCTCGTCGACGAGTTCCAGGACACCAACGACCTGCAATACAACCTGCTGAAACTGCTGGCGGGCCACGGCGAGCAGCGTGGCGGCGCCCTGTTCGCCGTCGGCGACGACGACCAGAGCATCTATGCGTTCCGCGGCGCCAATGTCGGCAACATGCAGGCGTTCGAGCGCGACTTCGAAGTCAAGAACCTGATCAAGCTGGAGCAGAACTACCGCTCGCACGGCAACATCCTCGACAGCGCCAACCACCTCATCTCGAACAATGCGAAACGCCTCGGCAAGAACCTGCGCACGGACGCGGGACTGGGCGAGCCGGTGCGCATCTACGAAGCGTCGTCCGACCTGGAAGAGGCGCAGTGGATCATCGACGAGGCCAAGAGCCTGATGGCGGAGGGCGTGTCCAAAAGCGAGATCGCCGTGCTGTACCGCTCCAACGCGCAGAGCCGCGTGATCGAGCACGCGCTGTTCGCGGCCGGCCTGCCGTACACCGTGTACGGCGGCCTGCGCTACTTCCAGCGCGCCGAGGTCAAGCACGCCATCGCCTATCTGCAACTGATGGATAACCCGCACAACGATTCCGCCTTCTTGCGCGTCGTGAACTTCCCCACGCGCGGCATCGGCGCCCGCTCGATCGAGCAGCTGCAAATGGCGGCGGAGACCTATCGCGTGTCGCTGTACGCGGCCGTGCCCTACATGACGGGCAAGGCCGGCACGGCGCTCGGCAATTTCGTCAAGCTGATCGAAAGCGCGCGCTTCGAGACCCAGCAGCTGCCGCTGCCGGAGATGGTGCGCGTCGTGCTCGAACGCAGCACTTTGCTGGCGCATTACGCCAACGAAAAAGAGGGCCAGGAACGCATCGAGAACTTGCAGCAGATGGTCGGCGCCGCCACGCAGTTCGTGCAGGAAGAGGGCTTCGGCACGCAGACGCCGGCGCACCTCGGCCCGCAGGCGCTGGCCGCGAGCGGCACGGCGATCGTCGACGGCGACGGCGTCGAAGTGCTCGACGCGGACGCGCCGCTGTCGACCGTGATGTCGCCGCTGTCCGCCTTCCTCGCGCACGCGTCGCTGGAGGCGGGCGACGCCCAGGCGCAGGCCGGCCAGGAAGCGATCCAGCTCATGACCGTGCACTCCGCGAAGGGGCTGGAGTTCGACGCCGTGTTCATCACGGGCCTGGAAGAGGGGCTGTTCCCTCACGAGAGCAGCGCGCGCGAGATGGACGGCGTCGACGAGGAACGCCGCCTGATGTACGTGGCGATCACGCGCGCGCGCCGCCGTCTGTACATGAGTTTTACGCAGCAGCGCATGCTGCATGGCCAGACGCGTTTCAACATGAAGTCGCGCTTCTTCGACGAGCTGCCGGAACACGCGCTGAAATGGCTGACGCCGCGCGTGCAGACGAACTGGTTCGCCGGCCGCAAGTCGACGACGGCGTGGGACGACGCGGATTTCCGTGAAGGCGGCAGCGACAACCAGATCGCCAAGCAGATCGCGCAGAAGTCGGCCAACGGCAACGGCACCGGCTGGCGCATCGGCGAATCGGTGAGTCACGCGCGCTTCGGCGAGGGCGTGATCGTCAACATCGAGGGCGGCGCCGGCAGTGCCCGCGCACAGATCAATTTTGGCGCGGCGGGGATGAAAGTGCTCGACCTGTCGGTGGCCAAGCTCGAACGGGTCGGACGGTAGTTCAAACGACGGTTGAACGCGTGGACGGCAAGCGGTCCACGCTACGGTAGCGTGGACGGGGCTCCCGTCCACGCGTCCATGCGGCGTATGCCGGCCACGAACGAATCACGCCGGCTGCGGTGCCTTGTCGTAGGGCTTGCCGAAAATGGTGCGGTACCCCGCGTACATCGCGCATTGCAGCAGCAGCACGAACAGGAAGATCAGCCACATGAGCACGACGCGTCCCAGCGCGGCGTCGCCGAACAGCAGCGCGGCGATGATGCACACGCCGAAGAAGATGGCGAACCAGGCCGCCAGCAGCACGAGGAACGGGCGCGCCGTGCGGATGACGGCGAAGAAGCTGTAGAACGTGGCCTTGCCCGGCCCCATGTGCTTCCAGTAGGTGAGCGGGGCGGCGAAGCACAGCGTCACCAGCACGGCCACGTCCAGCAGGAACACGCCGAACAGCGCCAGCATGTGCGACGTCTGGATGTCGGGCGGGGTCTTGGCGTCGGGGCGGGGCATCATCTGCATGAGCACCTCGGGCGGGATCGCCAGGCGCGTGACCACCATCATCAAGAGCGACACGCCCAGGTAGACGAGGCCCAGCTTGCACAGCGCGGCCAGCGCCGGCTGGCGGAAGCCCGTCAGCAGGACGGACGGGGTGACCCGGTCGCCGTTCTCGATCATCAGGCAAGCCTGCATGAAGGCCATCGAGAACGACGGAATCAGCACGACCGCAAGTACCGAACCCAGGAACGGCACGGCCGACAGGGCGATGCTGAACAGGATATTGGCGAAGAGGAGCGTCGTCAGGGCTGCGGGCTGTTTGCGGAACAGGCCGATGCCTTGTTTCAGCCACTCCCATCCGGTACGTGCGGGCAAATCGTTCATGCTGTGAGGTCGGGGGCGCCGGTGGCGATGCGTTCGCGTAGAACGCGTTCGAAGTGGGTCGGATCGTGCGGGGTCAGCATCTCGGCCTCGCGCGGACGGTGGAAATCATACAGGCGCGACAGCCAGAAGCGCAGCGCGGCCGCGCGCAACATCGTCTGCCATGCGGCCCGGTCGGCGGCCGTGAACGGACGGACCGCGTGGTAGGCGCGCGTCAGGGCCAGCACGCGGGCGTCATCGAGGCGGCCGGTGTCCAGGTCGATGCACCAGTCGTTGACGGTGACGGCCAGGTCGAACATCCAGGCATCCCAGCCGGCGAAATAAAAGTCGAAGCAGCCGGACAGGCGTTCGCCGACGAACATCACGTTGTTGCGGAACAGGTCGGCGTGGACCGGGCCGCGCTCCAGTTGCGCATACGTCGTGCCGGCCGCAAAGTCGCGCTGGAATGCCAGCTCCGACTGCAGCAGCGCGGCCGTGTCCGCGTCGAGATACGCCAGCACCTTGGGCACCGTCTCGATCCACCAGTCCAGGCCGCGCAGGTTCGGCTGGTGCAGCGGGAAGTCGCGGCCGGCCAGGTGCATCTTCGCCAGCATCGTGCCCACTTCGGCGCAATGGACCGGCTGCGGGTCCATTTGCGAGCTGCCGTCGAGCTTGCTGACGATGGCGGCCGGCTTGCCGTGCAACGCCACCACCAGTTCGCCCGCGTCGTTCGGCACGGGCGCGGGCACGGGGATGCCGCGCTCGGCCAGGTGGCGCATCAGCTGCACGTAGAAGGGCAATTGCTCGAAGTCGAGGTTTTCGAAGATGGTGAGGACGTACTCGCCGCGTTCCGTCGTCAGGAAGAAATTGCTGTTTTCGATACCGCTCGCGATACCCTTGAGCGTGAGGGCTTTACCAAGAGGAAATTGCTTGATCCACTGCGAGAGGTCATCCAGCGTGACCGGGGTGAAGACTGCCATTGTGTAAGAAAGAAAAGTCGCGGTAGCGGCCACGCTCGGTGGCCGGTCTTGTTGACGGCTTGTTACTTCTTCTCGGGCTCGGCGGTAGCCGGCATGGGAGGAGGAGGCGGCGCCTCGGCCGTCGTCGGGGCATTCGTGCCGGATTCGCTCGTGGCTTTCCGCTTGCCCGACAGGTCGAACTCACCCACCTTCCACTGCGGCGCGCGGATCGAATTCGTCTGCGCGTTGCCGGGCTGGGCGTTCGGTTTCATGTAGTAATGGCTGCCACCGGGTGTGGTGACTTCGACTTCGGTGACCTGGCCGCCGTCGCGCGTTTCCTTGATCTGGGTGCCGCGTTTCGGCGGGATGTTGGTCGCCGGAACGTCGCTACCCGGTTCGATGCGATCGAGCCTGGGCGGTGCCGGGCTGGGCGTCGGTTGCGCGGTCGACTGTTGAGCCGCGGCCAGTCCTGCCTGGCAAGCCAGGAACAGCGCAAGAATGGCGAGGCGGGAGGAGGTACGCGGCATGATGATCACCTTTGTCGTTTAGTCCATTGTAACAAACAGCGCCAGTTCTCTGTGAAAAGTGTGGCTTCGTCCCCATATGGATGACACGCCGCCAGCCCGGCTAATTCCGGTCGGTCAGCGTGTGTTCCGTCGTTTCCGGCATTGCCGGAAACGGCTTCCCGCCATGCTGAGCGTCTTGATCCGCTCAATATGGGGCCCCGCTTCCGCGGGGACGACGGGGTCACGTGACCGGCATTAGCCAACCCGGCCGGCTTGCGTTTTCTCCACCCCCGATTCTGCGATAATGGCGCACGTTTCGCCGTGCCGCCGCGGCCCACTCTTTATTCTGCCTTATGGACAACACCCTGCTTCTCGTCGACGGTTCCAGCTATCTCTATCGCGCATTCCACGCGCTGCCCGACCTGCGCAGCCCGGACGGCTACCCGACCGGCGCGATGCACGGCATGGTCAACATGCTGCGCCGCCTGCGCGCGGATTTCCCGGCCGCGTACATCGCCTGCGTGTTCGATGCCAAAGGCAAGACGTTCCGCGACGACCTGTACCCGGAATACAAGGCGACGCGCGCGTCGATGCCGGAAGACCTGGCCAAGCAGATCGAGCCGATCCACGAAGTCGTGCGCCACATGGGCTGGCCGATCCTGATGGTGGAAGGCGTCGAAGCGGACGACGTCATCGGCACGCTCGCGGCGCAGGCGACGGCGCGTGGACTGAAGACCGTCGTCTCGACGGGCGACAAGGACCTCGCCCAGCTCGTCAACGACAAGGTCATGCTGATCAACACGATGAGCAACGAGAGGCTCGACGAAGCCGGCGTGCTGGCGAAATTCGGCGTGCCGCCGAACCGCATCATCGACTACCTGACCCTGATCGGCGACACCGTCGAC
This genomic stretch from Massilia putida harbors:
- a CDS encoding homoserine kinase → MAVFTPVTLDDLSQWIKQFPLGKALTLKGIASGIENSNFFLTTERGEYVLTIFENLDFEQLPFYVQLMRHLAERGIPVPAPVPNDAGELVVALHGKPAAIVSKLDGSSQMDPQPVHCAEVGTMLAKMHLAGRDFPLHQPNLRGLDWWIETVPKVLAYLDADTAALLQSELAFQRDFAAGTTYAQLERGPVHADLFRNNVMFVGERLSGCFDFYFAGWDAWMFDLAVTVNDWCIDLDTGRLDDARVLALTRAYHAVRPFTAADRAAWQTMLRAAALRFWLSRLYDFHRPREAEMLTPHDPTHFERVLRERIATGAPDLTA
- a CDS encoding BPSS1780 family membrane protein; amino-acid sequence: MNDLPARTGWEWLKQGIGLFRKQPAALTTLLFANILFSIALSAVPFLGSVLAVVLIPSFSMAFMQACLMIENGDRVTPSVLLTGFRQPALAALCKLGLVYLGVSLLMMVVTRLAIPPEVLMQMMPRPDAKTPPDIQTSHMLALFGVFLLDVAVLVTLCFAAPLTYWKHMGPGKATFYSFFAVIRTARPFLVLLAAWFAIFFGVCIIAALLFGDAALGRVVLMWLIFLFVLLLQCAMYAGYRTIFGKPYDKAPQPA
- a CDS encoding DUF2782 domain-containing protein, yielding MPRTSSRLAILALFLACQAGLAAAQQSTAQPTPSPAPPRLDRIEPGSDVPATNIPPKRGTQIKETRDGGQVTEVEVTTPGGSHYYMKPNAQPGNAQTNSIRAPQWKVGEFDLSGKRKATSESGTNAPTTAEAPPPPPMPATAEPEKK
- a CDS encoding UvrD-helicase domain-containing protein, which codes for MNLLDNLNPEQLAAVTLPSQSALILAGAGSGKTRVLTTRIAWLIQTGQVSPAGIMAVTFTNKAAKEMLTRLSAMLPVNTRGMWIGTFHGLCNRLLRTHHRDAALPQTFQILDSQDQLSMIKRMLKALNVDDEKYPAKDLMYFINNAKDRGQRAHEVEAYDHVQKRMAELYDLYDQQCQREGVVDFAELLLRAYELLQRNHPLRQHYQMRFRHILVDEFQDTNDLQYNLLKLLAGHGEQRGGALFAVGDDDQSIYAFRGANVGNMQAFERDFEVKNLIKLEQNYRSHGNILDSANHLISNNAKRLGKNLRTDAGLGEPVRIYEASSDLEEAQWIIDEAKSLMAEGVSKSEIAVLYRSNAQSRVIEHALFAAGLPYTVYGGLRYFQRAEVKHAIAYLQLMDNPHNDSAFLRVVNFPTRGIGARSIEQLQMAAETYRVSLYAAVPYMTGKAGTALGNFVKLIESARFETQQLPLPEMVRVVLERSTLLAHYANEKEGQERIENLQQMVGAATQFVQEEGFGTQTPAHLGPQALAASGTAIVDGDGVEVLDADAPLSTVMSPLSAFLAHASLEAGDAQAQAGQEAIQLMTVHSAKGLEFDAVFITGLEEGLFPHESSAREMDGVDEERRLMYVAITRARRRLYMSFTQQRMLHGQTRFNMKSRFFDELPEHALKWLTPRVQTNWFAGRKSTTAWDDADFREGGSDNQIAKQIAQKSANGNGTGWRIGESVSHARFGEGVIVNIEGGAGSARAQINFGAAGMKVLDLSVAKLERVGR